Proteins from a single region of Megalopta genalis isolate 19385.01 chromosome 3, iyMegGena1_principal, whole genome shotgun sequence:
- the mub gene encoding poly(rC)-binding protein mub isoform X5 produces the protein MRAPRRRWLPRSGTARGGVVVPRVFGGTPARRHPPTRPRIASIFYMLYMYIYMYLSFYIYTPSAYVRSSNMPARYLFEWTNIVSVYSSEPVEPVQRKKRVASTIPEIETKSNSSRLRFTVDLSRDTRTPRENPLPQPPRQILSDFFLPRRRCRRRFVRNTPTTPVPRSPAPEKPALFSFVRFRVARFSRDRTFLGLSVYRGARARAGRRSPFSERVDPAVVPDRIVSPHESRRDADRRVETSVRDRFRIDFGSSSATILSPSGAKSFPTNGKRIKDRFTGIPWITDARDSATWDRPKRRRGSRPSVATKISFSRPWTIRSERGSSRVLAKRSNRKRFGGSATFGRDTARNKKSRDERSVARGNGARRSWPRYRWVDGIVEKGRRAGTGIGVGIGER, from the coding sequence ATGCGCGCACCCCGACGCCGATGGCTACCGAGATCGGGAACGGCGCGAGGGGGTGTGGTGGTCCCCCGTGTGTTCGGAGGAACTCCGGCCCGCCGCCACCCCCCCACCCGCCCTCGCATCGCTTCCATATTTTACatgttatatatgtatatttatatgtatttatctTTTTATATATACACACCTTCGGCGTACGTTCGATCCTCGAATATGCCCGCgcgatatttattcgaatggaCAAATATCGTATCGGTATATTCGTCGGAACCCGTTGAACCGGTCCAAAGAAAGAAGCGCGTCGCTTCCACGATTCCCGAAATCGAAACAAAGTCGAACTCGTCCCGGCTACGTTTTACGGTAGATCTCTCGCGCGACACACGTACCCCCCGAGAGAACCCTTTGCCCCAACCCCCCCGACAAATACTTTCCGATTTCTTTCTTCCTCGTCGCCGGTGTCGACGACGTTTCGTACGAAACACGCCCACAACCCCCGTGCCCCGATCACCAGCCCCGGAGAAGCCCGCTCTCTTTTCGTTCGTCCGTTTTCGCGTTGCTCGTTTCTCCCGTGATCGGACCTTTCTCGGCCTCTCGGTATACCGAGGTGCGCGAGCGCGCGCCGGTCGACGGTCCCCTTTTTCCGAACGCGTCGATCCGGCCGTGGTCCCCGACCGAATCGTCTCGCCGCACgaatcgcgtcgcgacgccgatcgACGCGTCGAGACGTCCGTTCGCGAtcgatttcgaatcgatttcGGATCGTCGTCGGCGACGATTTTGTCGCCGAGCGGTGCAAAATCGTTTCCGACGAACGGGAAACGGATAAAAGATCGTTTTACAGGTATCCCATGGATAACCGATGCACGCGATTCGGCAACTTGGGACCGACCGAAACGACGACGCGGCTCTCGGCCGAGTGTCGCTACGAAAATATCGTTTTCGCGACCGTGGACCATTCGATCGGAACGCGGCAGCTCGCGCGTCCTAGCGAAACGTTCGAATAGAAAACGATTCGGCGGCTCGGCAACGTTCGGTCGGGACACGGCCAGGAATAAGAAATCGCGAGACGAAAGAAGCGTTGCCAGAGGGAACGGCGCGCGTCGATCGTGGCCGCGATACCGTTGGGTCGATGGTATCGTCGAAAAGGGACGCCGCGCCGGTACGGGGATCGGTGTCGGAATCGGGGAACGGTGA